Within Xanthomonas oryzae pv. oryzae, the genomic segment CAGGCGAGCCGCACCGTGGTGGCGCCGTCGCAGCTGGCAGCTGCGCTTGACGATGCAGCGCTGCGCGATGCGGTCAAGGGCGCCAGCCGCGCCGTGATCGTGGTCGGCGCGCTGGTCGAAAATCATCCGCAGGCTGCAGCGCTGCGCGCCGCTGCACGTGATTTTGCCGCCGCAACCGGCGCATCGTTGTGCCGCATCCCGCAGGGTGCCAACGCCGTCGGTCTGGTCGCGCAGGGCGTGCTGCCCACCGCGCGCGATGTCGCCGGCATGCTGGGCCAGCCGCGTCAGGCGTATGTGCTCTACGGCATCGAGCCGGGCCTGGATTTTGCCGATGCCGCCGCTGCGCGCAGCGCGCTGGCCGGGGCCAAGGTCGTCGCCTTCAGTCAGTTCGCTTGTGCGTCCACGCGCGATGTGGCCGACGTGATTCTGCCGATCGGTGCGTTGCCGGAAATCGATGCATCGCTGACCAATCTGGATGGTCGCGTGCAGACCGCACGTGCCGCAGGCCGCTTGCCGGTCGAAGCGCGCGAGGGTTGGCGTGTGCTGCGTGCACTCGGCGGTGAGCTGGGTCTGGCCGGGTTCGAATTCATCGATCTGGTTGGCCTGCGCGCCGGCATGCAGACCCGCAGCGTGACGCCGACGGCGTCGGCACAGCCGCCAGTCGTCAGTAACGGGCTGGAAGTCGCTGCGACTGCAGCGATCTATCGCACCGACGCGGTGGTGCGCCGCGCCGCTGCGCTGCAATCCCATCCGCTCAACGTCGCGCCGTGCGTGGCGATGCATCCGGAGCAGGCGGCGCAGTTGCAGGTCCAGGCAGGTCAGATGGTCAAGGTCGGTACCGATGCCGGTAAGGCAACGTTGCCGGTGTTGCTGGACAAGCGCGTCGCACCGGGCACGGTGTGGATCGAATCAGGCCATGGCGCAACCGCGCCGCTCGGTGCCGGTCGTGTAACGGTGGTGGCTGCATGAACGAATTGCTGTTGAACCTGGTCGACCCCTTGCACCAGTGGTTTCTGGGACTGGGCGATGGCGGCGTGGTGCTCTGGTCGGTCTTGAAGATCCTGCTGATCGCCGTGCCGGTGATCGTGTCGGTGGCCTTCTATGTGGTCTGGGAGCGCAAGCTGATCGGCTGGATGCACGTGCGCCACGGGCCCATGTACGTGGGTATGGGCATCTTCCAGGCCTTCGCCGACGTGTTCAAACTCCTGTTCAAGGAAATCCTGCAACCGAGTAGCTCGCACAAGGCGATGTTCATCATCGCCCCGTTGCTGACCCTGGCACCTGCATTTGCCGCCTGGTCGGTGGTGCCGTTCGATGCGAAGCTGGTGTTGTCCAACGCCAACGTCGGCTTGCTCTATCTGCTGGCGATGACCTCGCTGGGCGTGTACGGCATCATCCTGGCAGGCTGGGCATCGAACTCGAAGTACGCCTTCCTGGGCGCGATGCGCTCGGCAGCACAGGTGGTCAGCTACGAAATTGCGATGGGCTTTGCGCTGGTCGGCGTGATGATTGCCTCCGGTAGCGTCAATTTGAGTCAGATCGTGTTCGCGCAGGCGGGTAACTCCGGCTTCTTCGACTGGTTCCTGATTCCGCTGTTCCCATTGTTCATCGTGTACTGGGTGTCCGGCGTCGCCGAAACCAACCGCGCGCCGTTCGACGTGGTGGAAGGCGAATCGGAAATCGTCGCCGGGCACATGGTGGAATATTCGGGCGGTGCGTTCGCGCTGTTCTTCCTGGCCGAATACGCCAACATGATCCTGGTCAGCTTCCTGATCTCGATCTTCTTCCTCGGCGGTTGGTTGAGCCCGATCCAGGGCTGGGTCAACGCGGACATCTCGCCGTGGATCGACTGGCTGTGGAAGGGCGGCTGGCCATGGCTGCTGATGAAGGTGTTCTTCTTCGCCAGCGCCTACATCTGGTTCCGTGCCAGCTTCCCCCGTTACCGCTACGACCAGATCATGCGTCTGGGCTGGAAGGTCTTCATTCCGCTCACGATCGTGTGGATCGCAGTGACGGCGTTGATGGTGTTTTACGGCGTGATCCAGAAGGGCGTGTAATTGATGAACAAGATCACCCACTACTTCAAGAGCCTGCTGCTGCTCGAACTGCTCGGCGGCTTGTGGCTGACGTTGAAATACACGTTCAAGCCCAAGTACACCGTGCTGTATCCGATGGAGAAGTTCCCGCAGTCGCCACGCTTCCGTGGCCTGCACGCGCTGCGTCGCTATCCCAATGGTGAAGAGCGTTGCATCGCCTGCAAGCTGTGCGAAGCGGTGTGCCCGGCGCTGGCGATCACCATCGACTCGGCCAAGCGCGAAGACGGCACCCGCCGTACCACGCGCTACGACATCGATCTGTTCAAGTGCATCTTCTGCGGTTTCTGCGAAGAAAGCTGCCCGGTGGACTCGATCGTCGAAACGCACATCCTCGAGTACCACTTCGAGAAGCGTGGCGAAAACATTATCAACAAGCCGCAGCTGCTGGCGATCGGAGACCGGTTAGAAACCGAGATCGCCGAGCGTCGCGCTGCCGATGCCGCCTTCCGTTGAGGTCATGATGGACTGGGTCACTCTTGCTTTCTACGCCTTCTCCGCCGTCGCGGTCGTGTCCGCCGGTGCGGTGATCAGCGTGCGCAACCCGGTGTACGCCGTGTTGTGCCTGATCCTCACGTTCTTCTCGATGGCATGCATCTGGTTGCTGGTTGGCGCCGAATTCCTCGGTGTGACGCTGGTGCTGGTCTACGTCGGCGCAGTGATGGTGCTGTTCCTGTTCGTGGTGATGATGCTGGACATCGACACCAGCCGCCTTCGCGAGGGGTGGGTCAAGTACATGCCGCTGGGCGTCATCATGGCGGTTGCCATGTTGGCGCAGATGGTCACCTTGATCGGCGTCAAGGCACGTAGCGCCACGCCGTTCCCGGCGGACAACGCTGCAGCGCAAGCCGCGGACAGCTCCAACCTGACCTGGTTGGCCAAGAGCCTGTACACCGAGTTCCTGCTGCCGTTCGAGTTTGCTGCGGTGATCCTGACCGTGGCGGTGGTTGCTGCGGTGATGCTGACCTTGCGCAAGCGCACCGGCATCAAGTTGCAGAACGCCGGCGAGCAGTCACGGGTGAAAGCGGGCGACCGTCTGCGCATGGTCAAAATGGCGGTTGAAAAGCCGGTACAGGTTGCGCCGCAGGGCGACGCGGCCGACGGACAGGAGGCGAAGTCTTGATTACCTTGGGCCACCTGTTGGGACTGGGCGCGGTGCTGTTCTGCATCTCCCTGGCCGGCATCTTCCTCAACCGCAAGAACGTCATCGTGTTGCTGATGTCGATCGAGTTGATGCTGCTGTCGGTCAACGTCAACTTCATCGCGTTCTCGCGCGAGCTCGGCGATACCGCCGGTCAGTTGTTCGTGTTCTTCATTCTGACGGTTGCCGCTGCGGAGGCTGCAATCGGCCTTGCGATCCTGGTGACTCTGTTCCGCACACGCCGCACGATCAATGT encodes:
- the nuoK gene encoding NADH-quinone oxidoreductase subunit NuoK — encoded protein: MITLGHLLGLGAVLFCISLAGIFLNRKNVIVLLMSIELMLLSVNVNFIAFSRELGDTAGQLFVFFILTVAAAEAAIGLAILVTLFRTRRTINVAEVDTLKG
- the nuoH gene encoding NADH-quinone oxidoreductase subunit NuoH, giving the protein MNELLLNLVDPLHQWFLGLGDGGVVLWSVLKILLIAVPVIVSVAFYVVWERKLIGWMHVRHGPMYVGMGIFQAFADVFKLLFKEILQPSSSHKAMFIIAPLLTLAPAFAAWSVVPFDAKLVLSNANVGLLYLLAMTSLGVYGIILAGWASNSKYAFLGAMRSAAQVVSYEIAMGFALVGVMIASGSVNLSQIVFAQAGNSGFFDWFLIPLFPLFIVYWVSGVAETNRAPFDVVEGESEIVAGHMVEYSGGAFALFFLAEYANMILVSFLISIFFLGGWLSPIQGWVNADISPWIDWLWKGGWPWLLMKVFFFASAYIWFRASFPRYRYDQIMRLGWKVFIPLTIVWIAVTALMVFYGVIQKGV
- the nuoI gene encoding NADH-quinone oxidoreductase subunit NuoI, with protein sequence MNKITHYFKSLLLLELLGGLWLTLKYTFKPKYTVLYPMEKFPQSPRFRGLHALRRYPNGEERCIACKLCEAVCPALAITIDSAKREDGTRRTTRYDIDLFKCIFCGFCEESCPVDSIVETHILEYHFEKRGENIINKPQLLAIGDRLETEIAERRAADAAFR
- a CDS encoding NADH-quinone oxidoreductase subunit J is translated as MMDWVTLAFYAFSAVAVVSAGAVISVRNPVYAVLCLILTFFSMACIWLLVGAEFLGVTLVLVYVGAVMVLFLFVVMMLDIDTSRLREGWVKYMPLGVIMAVAMLAQMVTLIGVKARSATPFPADNAAAQAADSSNLTWLAKSLYTEFLLPFEFAAVILTVAVVAAVMLTLRKRTGIKLQNAGEQSRVKAGDRLRMVKMAVEKPVQVAPQGDAADGQEAKS